From a single Nitrospira sp. genomic region:
- a CDS encoding formylglycine-generating enzyme family protein, giving the protein MKLIPEGEFTMGTEDVGLNWHQGNPNEHPPHAVKLRAYWIDQFEVTVERYAKFLEATKHDPPLWEEDATGSAPDRPVVGVTWKDAIDYCKWAGKRLPTEAEWEKAARGTDLRRFPWGEMQPFVDIVNYNRGPWVSYPVTLIAVTAGLEGMSIRHGLKTGGTSPYGLYHMSGNASEWVADWYDAEYYAKSSKENPPGPEKGEKKVIRGGSWSDPPRNLRVTVRLKATPDYQDSTIGFRCAMDTAK; this is encoded by the coding sequence ATGAAATTGATCCCTGAGGGTGAATTCACGATGGGAACGGAGGATGTCGGGTTGAACTGGCATCAGGGCAATCCCAACGAGCATCCGCCACATGCCGTGAAACTGCGCGCCTATTGGATCGATCAGTTTGAGGTGACCGTTGAGCGGTACGCGAAGTTTCTCGAGGCCACTAAGCACGATCCACCGCTGTGGGAAGAGGATGCAACCGGTTCGGCGCCAGACCGTCCCGTGGTCGGTGTGACCTGGAAGGACGCCATCGACTATTGCAAGTGGGCGGGTAAGCGCCTGCCGACTGAGGCCGAATGGGAAAAAGCGGCTCGCGGAACGGATCTGCGCCGGTTTCCGTGGGGGGAGATGCAGCCTTTCGTGGACATTGTTAATTACAACCGCGGTCCCTGGGTGAGCTACCCGGTGACGTTGATCGCGGTTACGGCCGGGCTCGAGGGCATGAGTATCCGGCACGGCTTGAAGACGGGCGGCACCAGTCCCTATGGGCTCTATCACATGTCCGGCAACGCCAGCGAATGGGTGGCAGACTGGTATGACGCCGAGTATTACGCAAAAAGCTCGAAGGAGAATCCGCCCGGACCCGAGAAGGGCGAGAAAAAAGTGATTCGCGGCGGGAGCTGGAGCGATCCGCCGCGCAATCTGCGCGTGACCGTCCGGTTGAAGGCCACGCCGGATTATCAGGACTCAACCATCGGTTTCCGGTGCGCCATGGACACGGCCAAATAA
- a CDS encoding thioredoxin family protein has translation MSLQIGDLAPIFSLPGTDGRTHALDDWLDATALVVVFSCNHCPYVQAYESRLIDIQRDYAGRGVQVVAINSNDDVRYPEDGFEPMGERVKARGFNFPYLRDATQVVARAYGATHTPQLFVFDRARRLRYTGKIDDNWQCPNAVTRHFLREAIEAILAGRAPAEPQTHAIGCTIKWA, from the coding sequence ATGTCCCTTCAGATCGGTGACCTCGCCCCTATTTTTTCGTTGCCCGGCACTGACGGACGCACGCATGCTCTCGATGATTGGCTGGACGCGACAGCGCTCGTCGTCGTCTTTTCCTGCAACCACTGTCCCTACGTGCAAGCCTATGAGAGCCGCCTCATCGACATCCAACGCGACTACGCCGGACGCGGTGTGCAGGTGGTCGCGATCAATTCCAACGACGATGTGCGTTATCCGGAGGATGGCTTCGAGCCGATGGGGGAGCGCGTGAAGGCCAGGGGATTCAACTTCCCTTATCTGCGGGATGCCACGCAAGTGGTTGCGCGGGCGTATGGCGCCACCCATACGCCGCAGCTCTTCGTCTTCGATCGTGCGCGGCGGCTGCGCTATACGGGGAAAATCGACGATAACTGGCAGTGCCCGAACGCGGTGACGCGCCATTTTCTGCGCGAGGCGATCGAAGCAATACTGGCCGGCCGCGCGCCAGCTGAGCCGCAAACGCACGCGATCGGCTGCACTATCAAGTGGGCCTGA
- the bioF gene encoding 8-amino-7-oxononanoate synthase, with the protein MFQQRLNDLAQQSLLRQLRTIASASGPEVTLAGRPVILMASNDYLGLAAHPALKQAAIDATERFGVGAGAARLISGTLPPHTELEAALAKFKGTEAALTFGSGYLANLGVIPALIETGGLILADRLCHASLVDGCRLSSADFRVYRHNDMAHLKSLLARRTAQRRTLIVTDGVFSMDGDLAPLPQLVELAGHYGAQLYIDDAHGTGVMGAHGRGTPEHFNLESRVPFHMGTLGKALGTGGAYIVGSSATIQYLLNTARTFLFATALPPATAAATVAALRLVQQEPERRARLWENRRYLHGGLTTLGFRIADSASPILPIVIGDTEKTVAMAERLLALDVYAPAIRPPTVPKGTSRIRVTVTSAHSHTQMDRVLGAFRTAGEALRLI; encoded by the coding sequence ATGTTCCAGCAGCGGTTGAATGACCTCGCTCAACAGTCGCTCCTACGCCAGCTGCGCACGATTGCATCGGCCTCAGGCCCCGAAGTGACGCTCGCCGGCCGGCCAGTGATCCTCATGGCCTCAAACGATTATCTAGGTCTGGCCGCCCATCCGGCTCTCAAGCAGGCCGCAATCGACGCCACCGAGAGGTTCGGTGTGGGGGCCGGCGCAGCGCGTTTGATCTCTGGCACGCTGCCGCCGCACACAGAGCTCGAGGCCGCGCTAGCCAAATTCAAAGGTACCGAGGCGGCACTCACGTTTGGTTCCGGCTACCTGGCCAATCTCGGCGTGATTCCCGCCCTGATCGAAACCGGCGGGCTCATTCTGGCCGACCGGCTCTGCCACGCCAGCCTGGTGGACGGCTGCCGGCTAAGCAGCGCGGACTTCCGCGTCTACCGTCACAACGACATGGCCCACTTGAAATCCCTGCTTGCCAGACGAACAGCCCAACGTAGAACGTTGATCGTCACGGACGGCGTGTTCAGCATGGACGGCGATCTCGCCCCGCTACCTCAATTAGTCGAACTGGCCGGCCACTACGGTGCGCAGCTCTACATCGATGACGCCCACGGCACGGGCGTGATGGGAGCACACGGAAGAGGCACGCCGGAACATTTCAATCTGGAATCGCGAGTGCCGTTTCACATGGGGACGCTCGGCAAGGCGCTTGGTACCGGCGGCGCCTACATTGTCGGGTCATCCGCCACGATTCAGTATCTGCTCAACACGGCCCGGACTTTTCTCTTCGCGACCGCGCTGCCGCCTGCGACAGCGGCGGCGACGGTCGCCGCGCTCCGCCTCGTGCAGCAGGAACCGGAGCGCCGGGCACGACTGTGGGAAAACCGCCGGTATCTGCATGGAGGTCTGACGACGCTGGGCTTTCGGATAGCCGACAGCGCCAGCCCCATCCTGCCGATCGTGATTGGCGATACTGAAAAAACTGTGGCCATGGCTGAGCGGCTGCTTGCATTGGACGTCTACGCACCCGCCATCCGCCCGCCAACCGTCCCGAAGGGCACCAGCCGCATTCGGGTCACTGTCACCTCGGCGCACAGCCACACGCAGATGGACCGGGTTCTGGGCGCCTTTCGGACGGCGGGCGAGGCACTGCGGTTAATCTAA
- a CDS encoding tetratricopeptide repeat protein, which translates to MTYRIRRDAPEIHADEAHLMSGMERLLGTLEQNRASVLIGLLVAVLAIAAVAGALWYESRQDAAAEDLYREATRLYLDRPVDSLAKANEHLQQAIEKFRQVINQYPRSHGAPLALFQLGNALVQHKELKDGIEAYNKYVTTYGTNKMMLGLVYQRMAYAHLLNNDQDAAVKAFTMVVTLPGTLNKDQVLFELGKLEEAVSRPEGALAHYQDLVKIFPNSPFAGEATVRMKALEAKKAPGSSAPTVTPPPVPSSKPATR; encoded by the coding sequence ATGACGTATCGGATCAGACGCGACGCACCTGAGATTCACGCGGACGAAGCCCATCTCATGAGTGGGATGGAGCGCCTGCTGGGCACGCTCGAGCAGAACCGGGCGAGCGTGCTGATCGGCCTGCTGGTAGCCGTGCTGGCCATTGCGGCGGTGGCTGGTGCGCTCTGGTACGAGAGTCGGCAGGACGCGGCTGCCGAGGATTTGTACCGGGAGGCCACGCGTTTGTACCTGGACCGTCCGGTGGACAGTCTGGCTAAGGCGAACGAGCATCTTCAACAGGCCATTGAGAAGTTCCGCCAGGTCATCAATCAGTATCCGCGCAGTCACGGCGCCCCGCTCGCCCTTTTCCAGCTCGGCAACGCGCTCGTGCAGCACAAGGAACTCAAGGACGGGATCGAGGCCTACAATAAATACGTGACGACCTACGGCACGAACAAGATGATGCTGGGGCTGGTCTATCAGCGGATGGCCTACGCGCATTTACTAAATAACGACCAGGATGCGGCCGTCAAGGCCTTTACCATGGTGGTGACGCTGCCCGGGACGTTAAACAAAGACCAGGTGCTGTTTGAACTCGGTAAGTTAGAGGAGGCGGTTTCGCGTCCGGAAGGCGCGCTGGCCCACTATCAGGATCTGGTCAAGATTTTCCCAAACTCGCCGTTTGCCGGAGAGGCAACGGTGCGCATGAAGGCGCTGGAAGCAAAGAAGGCGCCTGGAAGCTCCGCGCCCACGGTTACACCGCCACCCGTGCCCTCAAGCAAACCAGCCACACGCTGA
- a CDS encoding LysM peptidoglycan-binding domain-containing protein, with protein MRLNIKSHLPRHRIILTFIAAGLLCAGLLLYGGTPALADRLDTGVPSFQASVFDNTLDDFAVAESENAVAPASPDSDAAAVTLKLPPVVAEELPTEPPDANDSNAADEPDTDLVAETDAQEGDTLIATDLPDHGETVAYGELPEPQPPQLLWRFKTLFGGMGDMPDSIQELAEHLSHIPLVRTARVERHIRYFQTSKHDHFDQWLTRLNHYKPLVEKIFAQFQLPADLVFLSLVESGFNPKAYSRARAAGPWQFMQATGKSYGLRVDDYVDERRDPIKSTVAAARYLRDLYDLFGTWPLAMAAYNAGERKIQRALKQARAESFWEIAQTKFIKPETREYVPRFMAAAIIAKNPDQYGFETAATEMHQFEEIIISRPLHLKAIAAAADLSYDELRRLNPELRRDVTPPDDRAYHLKVPVGSHGTTEQAVAAIKTWTGPVVVTRPPKAAETTPRWYRVQMGDSLSTIAKRFHLTVDKLKERNKLSGRSIKVGQMLLIGR; from the coding sequence ATGCGTTTAAACATCAAATCACACCTCCCCCGACACCGGATTATTCTGACTTTCATCGCTGCGGGTCTCCTGTGCGCAGGCCTGCTGCTGTACGGTGGTACGCCCGCTCTTGCGGATCGGCTCGACACAGGCGTGCCATCCTTTCAAGCCTCCGTTTTTGACAACACGCTCGACGATTTCGCAGTCGCCGAATCCGAAAACGCCGTAGCGCCCGCTTCGCCCGACAGCGACGCCGCGGCTGTAACTCTGAAGCTGCCACCCGTTGTCGCTGAGGAACTGCCGACGGAGCCGCCCGATGCCAACGACAGCAATGCTGCGGACGAGCCGGACACAGACCTGGTGGCTGAAACCGACGCGCAGGAGGGCGATACATTAATCGCGACGGATCTGCCTGACCACGGCGAGACCGTCGCCTACGGCGAACTGCCCGAACCGCAACCGCCGCAACTGCTCTGGCGGTTCAAAACGCTCTTCGGCGGCATGGGTGACATGCCGGATTCGATCCAAGAGCTTGCAGAACATCTCTCGCACATTCCGTTGGTCCGGACCGCCCGCGTGGAGCGCCACATTCGCTATTTCCAAACGTCCAAGCACGATCACTTCGACCAGTGGCTCACCCGGCTGAACCATTACAAGCCGCTCGTCGAAAAAATCTTCGCGCAGTTCCAATTGCCGGCTGATCTGGTGTTTTTGTCGCTGGTCGAAAGCGGGTTCAACCCGAAAGCCTATTCACGGGCCCGGGCGGCAGGCCCCTGGCAGTTCATGCAGGCGACCGGCAAGAGCTACGGCCTGCGCGTGGACGATTACGTCGACGAGCGCCGCGATCCGATCAAATCTACGGTCGCTGCCGCGCGCTACCTGCGCGACCTCTACGATCTCTTTGGTACCTGGCCGCTGGCCATGGCCGCCTACAACGCTGGCGAGCGAAAGATTCAGCGCGCGCTCAAGCAAGCGCGCGCGGAAAGTTTCTGGGAGATCGCGCAGACGAAATTCATCAAGCCGGAAACTCGGGAATATGTTCCCCGTTTCATGGCAGCGGCGATCATTGCCAAAAATCCGGATCAGTACGGATTCGAGACCGCTGCGACGGAGATGCACCAGTTCGAGGAAATCATCATCTCACGGCCGCTGCACCTCAAGGCCATCGCCGCGGCCGCGGATCTCTCCTATGACGAACTGCGCCGGTTGAATCCGGAGCTGCGCCGCGACGTGACGCCGCCCGACGACCGTGCCTACCATTTAAAAGTGCCCGTGGGCAGCCACGGAACGACCGAGCAGGCCGTGGCCGCCATCAAAACCTGGACGGGGCCGGTCGTTGTAACCCGCCCCCCGAAAGCTGCGGAGACGACCCCGCGGTGGTATCGGGTGCAGATGGGCGACAGTCTCAGCACGATCGCCAAACGGTTTCATCTGACGGTAGACAAATTGAAGGAGCGCAACAAGCTCTCCGGCCGCTCCATCAAAGTCGGCCAGATGCTCCTCATCGGTCGCTAA
- a CDS encoding alanine--glyoxylate aminotransferase family protein, which yields MLKRYLLAPGPTPVPPEVLLAMARPIIHHRAPEFDPIFAEVREGLKWLFQTRNDVLMLASSGTGGMEGSVSNFLSCGDKALCVNGGKFGERWGKLCKTFGVQATEIKVEWGHAVDPQQVADALKKDPSIKAVYVQASETSTGVSHDVKALGEIVKGCADTILVVDAITALGVFDIKTDVWGLDVVITGSQKALMLPPGMAFVSVSEKAWRLAEKAKNAAFYFNFKKERENQAKNQTAFTPAVSLIIGLQEVFRIMKAEGLDKMFARQGTLAQATREGLQAAGLKLFPKQSPSDALTAVCAPEGVDGQAIYKNLRVQYGMTAAGGQDHLKGKIFRLSHMGYADRFDVIAALAATEMVLKGLGHPVKLGSGVGRAQEILMAQK from the coding sequence ATGCTGAAACGGTATTTGCTGGCTCCAGGGCCAACACCCGTGCCTCCAGAGGTACTGCTGGCCATGGCGCGGCCCATCATTCACCACCGCGCTCCCGAGTTCGACCCGATTTTCGCCGAGGTGCGGGAGGGGCTCAAGTGGCTCTTCCAGACCCGGAACGACGTGCTGATGCTGGCCTCCTCCGGCACCGGCGGGATGGAAGGCTCAGTGTCCAACTTTTTGTCGTGCGGCGACAAGGCGCTGTGTGTCAACGGCGGCAAGTTCGGCGAGCGCTGGGGCAAGCTGTGCAAGACGTTTGGCGTACAGGCTACGGAGATCAAAGTCGAGTGGGGCCACGCGGTCGATCCGCAACAGGTCGCTGACGCGCTCAAGAAGGATCCGTCCATTAAAGCGGTCTACGTGCAGGCGAGTGAAACGTCCACTGGCGTGTCGCACGATGTGAAGGCGCTGGGCGAGATCGTCAAGGGCTGCGCTGACACGATTCTGGTGGTGGACGCAATCACGGCGCTTGGCGTGTTCGACATTAAGACGGACGTTTGGGGGCTGGATGTGGTGATTACCGGTTCGCAGAAGGCGCTAATGCTGCCGCCCGGCATGGCCTTCGTGAGCGTGAGCGAGAAGGCGTGGCGGCTGGCCGAGAAGGCGAAGAACGCAGCGTTCTATTTTAATTTCAAGAAGGAACGTGAAAACCAGGCTAAGAACCAGACAGCCTTTACCCCCGCGGTGTCGCTGATCATCGGTCTGCAGGAAGTCTTCAGGATCATGAAGGCCGAAGGATTGGACAAGATGTTCGCGCGGCAAGGGACGCTGGCCCAGGCGACGCGCGAGGGCCTCCAGGCGGCCGGACTGAAGTTGTTTCCGAAGCAATCGCCGAGTGACGCGCTCACGGCAGTCTGTGCGCCGGAGGGCGTTGACGGGCAGGCGATCTACAAGAATCTGCGTGTGCAGTACGGGATGACGGCAGCCGGCGGACAGGATCATCTCAAGGGAAAGATCTTCCGCCTCTCTCATATGGGCTACGCGGACCGGTTCGATGTGATTGCGGCGCTGGCGGCAACCGAAATGGTGCTCAAGGGACTCGGCCATCCGGTCAAGCTGGGTAGCGGCGTCGGCCGGGCGCAGGAAATTTTGATGGCGCAGAAGTAA
- a CDS encoding phosphoglycerate dehydrogenase, with protein sequence MKILVSDSLSKQGVAILEKAGFTVDVKTKMPKEELLKEIKQYDGLIVRSGTKVTAEVIAAADKLKVVGRAGSGLDNVDSQAATKRGIVVMNTPGGNTVTTAEHTMAMIFSACRKIPQATASVKQAKWEKDKFMGIELYNKTLGIVGIGQIGGYLSKLAQGASMNVIAYDPYLAPERAEKMGVSLVDLPELFRRADIVSVHTPLTAETKSLINAKVIETMKQGVVIVNCARGGIVNEADLAEGLKSKKVAAAAFDVFEEEPVKADNPLLALDNFICTPHIGAQTSEAQENVAVGIAEQVVDYFTRGIARGAVNIPSVPPDLLPKLQPYLTLAEKIGMLQSQLYEGGLERVTIEYCGEVASLSSAPLTIAVLKGLLTPILEDAVNFVNAPVIAKERGIEVKEVKSGDAGDFTSVIRVRVEAGKKIHRLAGTLHNRKESRIIELDDFQVEVVPEGHMMLILNEDKPGVIGAVGQALGDHNVNIARMQCARAERGGNALLILGLDAPLPLKVLEEIKRAKHILSVTLVSLSR encoded by the coding sequence ATGAAGATTCTTGTCAGCGACAGTCTCTCCAAACAGGGCGTGGCTATTTTGGAGAAAGCCGGTTTCACGGTGGACGTGAAGACCAAGATGCCGAAGGAGGAACTGCTGAAGGAGATCAAGCAGTACGATGGGTTGATCGTGCGCTCGGGCACGAAGGTCACGGCAGAGGTGATCGCAGCGGCCGACAAGCTGAAAGTGGTCGGACGGGCCGGATCAGGTCTCGACAACGTGGACTCCCAGGCGGCAACCAAGCGCGGCATCGTCGTGATGAACACGCCGGGTGGCAACACGGTGACGACGGCCGAACACACGATGGCGATGATTTTCTCCGCCTGCCGGAAGATTCCGCAGGCGACGGCATCCGTGAAGCAGGCCAAGTGGGAGAAGGACAAGTTCATGGGCATCGAGCTCTACAACAAGACGCTCGGCATCGTAGGAATCGGCCAGATCGGCGGGTATCTCTCAAAGCTCGCGCAGGGGGCCTCGATGAACGTGATCGCCTACGATCCCTATCTGGCGCCGGAGCGGGCCGAGAAGATGGGCGTCTCATTGGTGGATCTGCCAGAACTGTTCCGGAGGGCCGACATCGTCTCCGTGCACACGCCGCTGACGGCCGAGACAAAATCATTGATCAATGCCAAGGTCATCGAGACGATGAAACAGGGCGTGGTGATCGTCAACTGCGCGCGCGGTGGCATCGTCAACGAAGCGGATCTTGCTGAGGGGCTGAAGTCGAAAAAAGTCGCGGCCGCGGCCTTCGACGTCTTCGAGGAAGAGCCGGTTAAGGCGGACAATCCGTTGCTGGCGCTGGACAATTTTATTTGCACGCCACACATTGGCGCCCAGACGAGCGAGGCGCAGGAGAATGTGGCGGTCGGTATCGCTGAGCAGGTTGTGGACTATTTCACGCGCGGTATCGCGCGCGGTGCGGTGAATATCCCCTCTGTGCCGCCGGACCTGCTGCCGAAGCTGCAGCCGTACCTGACGCTGGCCGAAAAGATCGGCATGCTCCAGTCGCAGCTCTACGAGGGCGGGCTCGAACGGGTGACGATCGAATATTGCGGCGAGGTGGCGAGTCTCTCATCCGCTCCGCTGACCATCGCCGTGCTGAAGGGACTGCTGACGCCAATTCTGGAGGACGCGGTCAATTTCGTGAACGCACCCGTGATCGCAAAGGAGCGCGGCATCGAAGTCAAGGAAGTCAAAAGCGGCGATGCGGGGGATTTCACTAGCGTCATTCGCGTGCGCGTCGAGGCCGGGAAGAAGATCCACCGGCTGGCCGGTACGCTGCATAACCGGAAGGAGTCCCGGATCATCGAACTCGACGATTTCCAGGTCGAGGTGGTGCCGGAAGGGCACATGATGCTGATCCTCAACGAGGACAAGCCCGGCGTGATCGGTGCGGTGGGTCAGGCGCTCGGTGACCATAACGTCAACATCGCCCGGATGCAGTGCGCCCGCGCGGAGCGTGGCGGCAACGCGCTGTTGATTCTTGGATTGGACGCGCCGCTGCCGCTCAAGGTGCTGGAAGAGATCAAGCGGGCGAAGCACATTCTCTCCGTCACACTGGTGAGTCTGTCGCGCTGA
- the hisZ gene encoding ATP phosphoribosyltransferase regulatory subunit translates to MKKHERSLVPSGMATILPHAAQRVRQLETALLGTLTRWGYQEIIPPTFEYLDVLSPGLEPDVIEQCYKFADRATGRMLLLRPDVTAQIARMVAMGMAGSAARHRLCYRTTVFRHAPEHAGREREIFQVGAELIGVDGVSADAEIIALMGSCLAQIGLTSFTVSLGHVGFFKTLLAKSGLSAEGQKRAEQAAARKDLPRLEEICAEEAVSRTLMRAILETPGLYGGIDVLERGRKLAGRDRALRAPLDRLAEVYRLFTASGLKDQLLIDLGEFRGFDYYDGVVFEVFAKGLGCELGGGGRYNHLVGRFGRDLPSTGFAFDMDRLFQAMEAGGNSFTKPATDFFLSAPEQAGNRLFRAAQTLRGAGYGVVQGTLEKAGEEGLRRAAQEGCTLRASVTAVVGLSSLGADQALVLTAPSSTGRKKILIKDLSALL, encoded by the coding sequence ATGAAGAAACACGAGCGGTCGCTTGTACCGTCGGGCATGGCGACCATTTTGCCTCATGCCGCGCAGCGCGTCCGTCAACTCGAGACCGCGCTGCTGGGGACGCTGACGCGGTGGGGCTATCAGGAAATCATTCCGCCCACGTTCGAGTACCTCGACGTGCTGTCGCCAGGGCTCGAGCCAGATGTTATCGAACAATGCTACAAGTTTGCGGATCGTGCGACGGGCCGGATGCTCTTGCTGCGCCCAGATGTCACCGCGCAGATTGCCCGTATGGTCGCGATGGGTATGGCCGGATCCGCCGCGCGGCACCGGCTCTGCTACCGGACGACCGTCTTCCGCCACGCGCCGGAACATGCCGGCCGCGAGCGCGAGATTTTTCAGGTCGGCGCTGAATTGATCGGTGTGGACGGTGTCAGCGCGGATGCTGAGATCATTGCGTTGATGGGTAGCTGCCTGGCGCAGATCGGACTGACCTCGTTCACCGTCTCGCTGGGCCACGTCGGCTTTTTCAAAACCCTGCTGGCCAAGTCCGGCCTGTCTGCTGAGGGGCAAAAGCGCGCGGAGCAGGCGGCCGCGCGCAAGGACCTGCCCCGTCTTGAGGAGATTTGTGCGGAGGAGGCCGTCTCGCGCACGCTGATGCGCGCGATTCTCGAGACGCCGGGGCTCTACGGTGGGATTGATGTGCTGGAACGGGGCCGCAAACTGGCCGGACGTGACCGCGCGCTCCGTGCGCCGCTCGACCGACTGGCCGAGGTCTATCGGTTATTCACGGCTTCCGGACTAAAGGACCAATTGCTGATCGACCTCGGCGAGTTCCGCGGGTTTGACTATTACGACGGCGTGGTATTCGAGGTTTTTGCCAAGGGGCTCGGCTGCGAGCTGGGCGGGGGTGGGCGGTATAACCATCTCGTCGGCCGTTTCGGCCGCGATCTGCCGTCCACCGGGTTCGCATTCGATATGGACCGGCTGTTCCAGGCTATGGAGGCGGGCGGCAACAGTTTCACAAAACCGGCAACAGATTTTTTCCTGTCCGCCCCCGAGCAGGCCGGCAACCGGCTCTTCCGCGCCGCGCAGACGCTGCGCGGCGCTGGCTACGGCGTCGTCCAGGGCACGCTGGAGAAGGCCGGCGAAGAAGGGCTTCGCCGCGCCGCGCAGGAGGGCTGCACGCTCCGCGCGTCGGTCACGGCAGTGGTCGGGCTCTCCTCGCTCGGTGCCGACCAGGCGCTGGTGCTCACTGCACCGTCCAGCACAGGCCGCAAGAAGATATTGATCAAGGACCTGTCTGCTCTGTTGTGA
- the dnaB gene encoding replicative DNA helicase produces the protein MTPPPDLSDPRLPPQSLEAEQSVLGAILLENGAMSKAMELLTEEDFYKTAHRKIYLAMLDLSEHGEAIDQITMTEHLKRKGALESVGGSAYLAELVQVVPTAANVKYHCKIVRDKALLRGLIGTATEVITRGYDNAGSVDELVDYAERSVFSLAQGKLGRSFTELKHAIMESLEFVNTLFQRSERITGVPTGFEELDDLTAGLQPSDLVVIAGRPSMGKTSLALGMAQYAALKSRKTVGVFSLEMSKAQLVLRMLSSEAHVDSHLLRIGKLTQKDWGDLSEAASRLESAKIFIDDTGAMTVQQMRGKARRLKAEHGLDLLIVDYLQLVQGKSDAESRQQEISDISRSLKALAKELNVPVLALSQLSRAVEARTDKRPMLADLRESGAIEQDADVVMFIYRDEVYHPDTEDKGIAEILVSKHRNGPTGIRKLVFLEKFACFGDLSKHESV, from the coding sequence ATGACGCCTCCGCCCGATCTCTCCGATCCACGCCTGCCGCCGCAGAGCCTCGAGGCCGAGCAATCGGTCCTCGGCGCCATTTTGCTCGAAAACGGCGCGATGAGCAAGGCGATGGAACTCCTCACCGAGGAGGATTTCTACAAGACCGCTCATCGAAAGATTTACCTGGCCATGCTCGATCTCTCCGAGCACGGCGAGGCGATCGATCAGATCACGATGACCGAGCATCTCAAGCGGAAGGGCGCGCTGGAATCGGTCGGCGGGTCGGCCTATCTCGCTGAATTGGTGCAGGTCGTGCCGACGGCGGCCAACGTCAAATACCATTGCAAGATCGTCCGGGACAAGGCGCTGTTGCGCGGTCTGATCGGCACGGCGACGGAGGTGATCACGCGAGGCTACGATAACGCAGGCTCGGTGGACGAGCTGGTGGACTACGCCGAGCGTTCCGTCTTCAGCCTGGCGCAGGGCAAGCTGGGTCGATCGTTCACGGAACTCAAGCATGCGATCATGGAGAGCCTCGAGTTCGTCAACACGCTCTTCCAGCGCAGCGAGCGCATCACGGGCGTGCCTACCGGATTCGAGGAGTTGGACGACCTAACAGCTGGCCTGCAGCCCTCCGATCTAGTCGTGATTGCGGGCCGACCCAGCATGGGCAAGACGAGCCTTGCGTTGGGCATGGCGCAGTACGCGGCGTTGAAAAGCAGAAAAACCGTCGGCGTGTTCAGTCTCGAAATGTCTAAGGCGCAGCTTGTGCTGCGTATGCTGAGCTCGGAGGCGCACGTCGACTCGCACCTTCTGCGTATCGGCAAGCTCACCCAAAAAGACTGGGGGGATCTTTCGGAGGCTGCGAGCCGGCTCGAAAGCGCGAAGATTTTTATCGATGACACGGGCGCCATGACGGTCCAGCAGATGCGGGGGAAGGCGCGCCGGCTGAAGGCCGAGCACGGGCTGGATTTATTGATCGTGGACTATCTGCAGCTGGTGCAGGGGAAAAGCGATGCCGAGTCCCGGCAGCAGGAAATCTCAGACATCTCGCGCTCGCTCAAGGCTCTGGCTAAGGAGCTCAACGTGCCGGTGCTGGCGCTCTCGCAGTTGAGCCGGGCGGTCGAAGCGCGGACGGACAAGCGCCCCATGTTGGCCGATCTGCGCGAGTCGGGTGCCATCGAGCAGGACGCCGACGTGGTCATGTTCATTTACCGGGACGAGGTCTACCATCCTGACACCGAGGATAAGGGCATTGCCGAAATTCTCGTCAGCAAGCACCGCAACGGGCCAACGGGTATCCGTAAACTGGTCTTCCTAGAAAAATTCGCCTGTTTTGGCGACCTCTCCAAGCACGAATCGGTGTGA